The Candidatus Paceibacterota bacterium genome contains the following window.
TTCCTCCTGATTTGGTGGCGTCATCGTGAAGGTGCAGTTCGGCAGCTGTCGCGGGAGTCTTGGCCACGACAGGAATACCAAACTCTCGCGCCGTCCTGATTTCCCTCCACATCCCCGGTGTTATCCGTCCACCGTAAAGCCAAAGCTCGTGAACAAAACCACTTTTGAGGTATTCACGGATGTGGATTGCAGCCAGCTCGCGATCGTGAGGGTCATCGGTGAGGTATCTCCGAGTGGTAAAGCTCGGAAACACTGGCATGGCTTCTTCCGAGTGAATCGCTCTACAGATGGCGACCACTTTTGCGGTATTGCCTTCGATGTCTCCCGACATTGGGTGTGCGATCATTACTCTCTTCAACGTTGTCATAATGGCCTCCAATGGTCTGACTTTCCAATTGCAAAATAACACAAGTAAAAACTAAAATCAATTTTTAAAAATTTAAACTGTCTTGATTTTTGGGTAAATTTGAATAATATGACTTGCAGAGGAAGGAGTACCTAGTGAACGCAGGGATTATCGTTGCCGTTTGTACCAGTACAAAAGAGGGGGTACCCAAGTACCCGCAACCAAGCGCGAGCATTACTCCGTTTGGGTTGTTTGGAGACTTTCATTGTCGGGCCATGCGGAGAAGTTTTAGCCAGCCAGGCACGTCCAAACTCAATACCGACCGACACGTGACGATCGTCGGCGAAGAAGCGATCGTCGCCGTGAACCAAAAGCTTGGGCTACAGTTGGGCCCAGGCGATTTGGGGGAGAACATCCTCACTCGAGGCATGGGAGACTTGTCCGACATCATCGGCCACTCTGTGATTCGGATCGGTAATGACATCGTTTTGAAAGTGGTGAAACAGAACCAACCCTGCAGTAACCTGGTTCCTTACCACCCACTCTTCGTCAGAGAAATTAAAGGACGTCGCGGCCTACTCTGCGCCGTGATTTCTGGGGTTAGCAAAGAAATAAAGCCGAACGACATGATCGGCTGTTTCCCTCCTGTATGCAGGGAGTGTGGCTATTGGATGTTGCAATCCGGCGGTTGCTGGA
Protein-coding sequences here:
- a CDS encoding MOSC domain-containing protein; this encodes MRRSFSQPGTSKLNTDRHVTIVGEEAIVAVNQKLGLQLGPGDLGENILTRGMGDLSDIIGHSVIRIGNDIVLKVVKQNQPCSNLVPYHPLFVREIKGRRGLLCAVISGVSKEIKPNDMIGCFPPVCRECGYWMLQSGGCWKCHNCSYTLGCE